Proteins encoded in a region of the Psychromicrobium lacuslunae genome:
- a CDS encoding GNAT family N-acetyltransferase, translating into MVIQPGEDGYPHHWEADVVLRDGATAHLRPIAASDADAVQSFHQGQSEQSIYLRFFTYRSSLTEKELRRFTQVDYRDRVAFVITVAGAIIGIARYDRLADPQLAEVAFNIADAHQGRGLGSILLEHLAAAARENGISRFTAEVLPENRKMLTVFAEAGYEVSRHFDDGVVSLSFDIDPTERSREVMASREHRAEARSIEGLLSPSSVAVIGKGRLAKEMLQHLRAGGYPGTISEGLGEPVDLAVIAVPKAEVSAVINRCGQAGVKGVVVLTSGFADDGDTGLALQRDLVRQAREHGMRLIGPASLGVVNTKLPLNASLATGLPRSGKLGLFSQSAAIGVSLYTSIARRGLGVSTIVSAGSRADVSGNDLLQYWEDDPETAVCAMYFESIGNPRKFSRLARRLARNKPVILAKSDTLGLRLPPGHAVRTTQAPAGALDAMLRQAGTIRVKNIDELANIAQIAVSQALPAGRGLSVFSNSLALARVVADAAEESGLVVVETVADLAHQQESAEALKNLKERLLSTLHRPDVDSVMATLMPARGLDLEELGVNAIAEVLAECAQQTAKPVIAAFSGILDPAVSVEGVIRTEHGELPCFSSPGGAITALAAVVRYAEWLHRDQGSFDQPEGIDPEGARAFLDQLLTEVHGAELLTLNAEQTLKLLSYYGIEVLESVTFSSEQEAVTAAERLGWPVAVKSFDPALRQRIDLGGVRLNIGDAETLRREISHMRESHGGGETALLEVQRMAPLGQACTLRAIEDPLLGPVVSFGVSGDAVNLLDDWAHRVPPLSSTDISELVRAPRAAAKLFGYQGLPAVNIEALEDLVARLAVLKDEHPEIASVSFNPVLAGTRACTVLSATIQLGNAAQRTDSARRAMA; encoded by the coding sequence ATTTACTTGAGATTCTTCACCTACCGGTCCTCATTGACCGAAAAAGAACTGCGCCGCTTCACCCAGGTAGATTACCGCGATCGAGTCGCCTTCGTGATCACTGTCGCCGGGGCGATCATCGGCATTGCGCGCTACGACCGGCTCGCCGATCCTCAACTGGCCGAGGTCGCTTTTAATATTGCTGACGCCCACCAGGGCCGTGGCCTGGGGTCGATCCTGCTGGAGCACCTTGCCGCTGCGGCTCGGGAAAACGGCATCAGCAGATTCACCGCGGAGGTATTGCCGGAAAATCGGAAGATGCTCACCGTGTTCGCTGAGGCCGGCTACGAGGTGAGCAGGCACTTCGATGACGGTGTGGTGAGCTTGAGCTTCGATATTGACCCCACCGAACGCTCCCGCGAGGTGATGGCCTCCCGAGAACACCGCGCCGAGGCACGCAGCATTGAAGGCTTGCTTTCGCCGTCTTCGGTGGCGGTGATCGGAAAGGGACGGTTGGCCAAGGAAATGCTGCAGCACCTGCGCGCAGGCGGCTATCCCGGGACGATCAGCGAAGGACTTGGCGAGCCAGTGGACCTGGCAGTCATCGCAGTGCCCAAGGCTGAGGTCTCCGCGGTGATTAACCGTTGCGGGCAGGCCGGGGTTAAAGGCGTGGTGGTGCTGACCAGTGGCTTTGCCGACGACGGCGATACCGGCCTGGCACTGCAACGGGACTTGGTCCGGCAGGCCAGGGAACACGGCATGCGGTTGATCGGTCCGGCCTCACTTGGCGTGGTTAACACGAAGCTGCCGTTGAACGCCTCGCTTGCCACCGGCCTGCCGCGTTCCGGAAAGTTGGGTTTGTTCAGCCAGTCAGCGGCAATCGGGGTCTCGCTTTACACTTCGATTGCGCGTCGCGGTTTGGGAGTCTCAACGATCGTCTCAGCGGGCAGCCGGGCGGATGTCTCGGGCAATGACCTGCTGCAGTACTGGGAAGACGATCCGGAGACCGCAGTCTGTGCGATGTACTTCGAGTCGATTGGCAACCCGAGAAAATTCTCCCGCTTGGCTCGCAGGCTGGCCCGCAATAAACCGGTGATTTTGGCGAAATCCGACACCTTGGGTCTGCGTCTGCCGCCGGGGCACGCGGTGCGCACCACCCAAGCACCGGCCGGGGCGCTTGATGCCATGTTGCGGCAGGCGGGCACTATTCGGGTGAAGAACATCGACGAGTTGGCAAATATTGCGCAAATAGCGGTCAGCCAGGCGCTGCCAGCCGGTCGAGGGCTGAGCGTGTTCAGTAATTCGCTCGCCTTGGCACGGGTGGTGGCCGATGCCGCTGAGGAGTCCGGCCTGGTGGTGGTGGAGACGGTGGCCGACCTGGCACATCAGCAGGAATCGGCGGAGGCGCTGAAAAATCTCAAGGAACGCCTACTAAGCACCCTGCACCGACCGGATGTCGACTCGGTGATGGCGACTCTGATGCCGGCCCGAGGTCTTGATCTGGAAGAACTCGGCGTCAACGCCATTGCCGAGGTGCTGGCAGAGTGCGCGCAACAAACCGCTAAACCGGTGATCGCCGCGTTCAGCGGCATTTTGGACCCTGCGGTCAGCGTTGAGGGGGTGATTCGCACCGAGCACGGTGAGCTGCCGTGTTTTTCCAGCCCGGGCGGTGCGATTACCGCGCTCGCGGCGGTAGTGCGGTACGCGGAATGGCTGCATCGCGACCAGGGCTCCTTTGACCAACCTGAGGGCATTGACCCGGAGGGTGCACGCGCTTTTCTCGACCAGCTCCTCACCGAGGTGCACGGCGCTGAACTGCTGACCCTTAACGCCGAGCAAACCTTGAAACTGCTGAGCTACTACGGCATTGAGGTGTTGGAATCGGTGACTTTTAGCAGCGAGCAGGAGGCTGTGACGGCCGCCGAACGGCTCGGCTGGCCGGTTGCCGTGAAAAGTTTTGACCCGGCGCTGCGGCAGCGCATTGACCTGGGCGGGGTACGGCTCAATATCGGCGATGCTGAAACGCTGAGACGAGAAATCAGTCATATGCGTGAATCACATGGCGGAGGGGAAACCGCCCTGCTGGAGGTACAGAGGATGGCGCCTCTCGGCCAGGCTTGCACGCTCAGGGCGATTGAGGACCCCTTGCTGGGGCCGGTGGTGTCCTTCGGGGTTTCCGGGGATGCGGTGAATCTGCTGGACGATTGGGCGCACCGAGTGCCGCCACTATCTAGTACCGATATTTCCGAGTTGGTCCGTGCGCCGCGGGCTGCCGCTAAGCTCTTTGGCTATCAGGGACTGCCAGCGGTGAACATCGAGGCCTTGGAAGACTTGGTGGCCCGGCTCGCTGTGCTCAAGGATGAACATCCAGAAATAGCTTCGGTATCTTTCAATCCGGTGCTGGCTGGAACGCGAGCATGCACGGTTCTCTCGGCGACCATACAACTCGGAAATGCTGCCCAGCGCACCGATAGCGCTCGCCGTGCAATGGCTTGA
- a CDS encoding DUF5998 family protein: protein MNAFRAGGSHIEQGQTLEQALQRAGFYPLLVGDVIEEALDGSPCIAHLAHLETHFDQTEVHRHITVLALTEELLIIAHVDDQQLDEQGEHVVAQISTETVPVRQIRSVVLNYLYTQPQDYKPSDPVRELTLSIGWSGGQRLDIGPAACGDPQCEADHGYTGTITHEDIALRISAEADGLIAVQDAKIFARALRSANSRALAAGSSAELSPSRSETTGRGSRFGRSQHR from the coding sequence ATGAATGCTTTCCGAGCTGGCGGCTCGCACATCGAGCAAGGCCAAACGCTGGAACAAGCCTTACAACGCGCTGGTTTCTACCCCTTGCTGGTCGGTGATGTGATTGAGGAAGCACTTGATGGAAGTCCTTGTATAGCTCATCTTGCCCATCTCGAAACGCATTTCGATCAGACCGAGGTGCACCGGCACATCACCGTTCTAGCGCTTACCGAGGAATTGCTGATCATCGCCCATGTTGACGATCAGCAACTCGATGAACAGGGCGAGCATGTGGTGGCCCAGATTTCCACCGAAACCGTGCCGGTCCGGCAAATCCGTTCGGTGGTGCTGAATTATCTTTACACCCAACCCCAGGATTACAAACCGTCAGATCCAGTCCGAGAGCTGACACTTTCGATTGGCTGGTCCGGTGGCCAGCGGCTCGATATTGGCCCGGCAGCCTGCGGTGACCCCCAGTGCGAAGCCGATCACGGCTATACCGGAACTATCACCCACGAAGACATTGCGCTGCGAATCAGTGCGGAAGCCGACGGGTTGATCGCTGTGCAGGACGCCAAGATCTTTGCCCGCGCTCTGCGCTCGGCGAACTCCCGCGCCTTGGCCGCCGGTTCGAGCGCAGAGCTCAGTCCGTCCCGGAGCGAGACCACCGGGCGTGGCAGCCGCTTCGGCCGTAGTCAGCATCGTTAG
- a CDS encoding alkaline phosphatase family protein, with protein sequence MTELPKWPGYGESGSSGSISRVLSSAAAALGVPGFENTLRLPAGNRIVVVLVDGLGAALLKRNLAHAPFLRSVISGGASHRIINSAFPSTTASSLSSLGTGLAPGQHGMVGYDVLDPEQDKIVNLLGGWDAKVDPLRWQDQPTVFEKISDLLPVATISLPKFANSAMTQAALRGSQFIPAASVHARTTAAADLLANQKRALLYFYWSELDKAGHRYGVNSAQWEFELAELDAAMRRLHQQLPAGTQLVLTADHGMIDVPESARIDYSASPELIDGVRHTGGEPRLVQLYLEPGADREALRAAWVQRWGNRAAIFSRDEAIAAGYFGQVRAEIAPRIGDLLIAALEPVAFYDTRRTRPTALEVVGQHGSFTKAEREVPLLQIPVAGKTTKNVR encoded by the coding sequence GTGACAGAGTTACCGAAGTGGCCGGGGTACGGCGAGAGCGGCAGTAGCGGATCAATTAGCCGGGTGCTAAGCAGCGCCGCTGCGGCGTTGGGCGTGCCCGGCTTTGAAAACACCCTCAGACTGCCAGCCGGGAACCGGATCGTCGTGGTGCTAGTTGATGGGCTCGGGGCCGCGTTGCTGAAGCGCAATCTGGCACATGCCCCGTTCCTGCGCTCGGTGATCAGTGGCGGCGCTAGCCATCGGATCATTAACTCAGCTTTCCCCTCGACCACAGCGAGTTCGCTGAGCAGTTTGGGTACCGGTCTGGCCCCCGGCCAGCATGGCATGGTTGGCTATGACGTGCTTGATCCAGAACAGGACAAGATCGTCAATCTGCTGGGCGGCTGGGACGCTAAAGTCGATCCACTGCGCTGGCAAGATCAGCCAACGGTATTTGAAAAGATCTCGGACTTGCTGCCGGTGGCGACCATTAGCTTGCCGAAATTCGCCAACTCAGCGATGACCCAGGCGGCGCTTCGGGGCAGCCAATTCATTCCCGCTGCCTCGGTGCACGCTCGGACCACAGCTGCCGCAGATTTGCTGGCCAATCAGAAACGTGCGCTGCTGTACTTCTACTGGTCGGAGCTAGACAAGGCGGGGCACCGCTACGGCGTTAACTCGGCGCAATGGGAGTTCGAACTCGCCGAGCTGGACGCGGCGATGCGTCGGCTGCATCAACAACTTCCTGCCGGTACCCAGTTAGTGCTGACCGCCGATCACGGCATGATTGACGTACCGGAATCTGCACGGATCGACTATTCGGCAAGTCCGGAACTCATCGACGGAGTACGTCACACCGGGGGGGAGCCGCGCCTGGTTCAGCTCTACCTGGAACCCGGTGCAGACCGTGAAGCACTCAGGGCTGCCTGGGTGCAACGCTGGGGTAACCGAGCTGCGATCTTTAGCCGCGACGAGGCGATAGCCGCCGGTTACTTTGGCCAAGTGCGTGCCGAGATCGCCCCCCGGATCGGTGACTTACTTATTGCCGCCCTTGAACCGGTGGCCTTTTACGACACCAGAAGGACTCGTCCGACCGCGCTTGAGGTGGTGGGGCAGCACGGCTCCTTCACGAAGGCGGAGCGTGAGGTTCCGTTATTGCAGATCCCGGTGGCCGGTAAGACCACGAAGAACGTTAGGTGA
- a CDS encoding thymidine kinase — translation MAELVFYSGTMDCGKSTLALQLNHNHSARGRAGLLFSCNDRAGDSTISSRLGLQTGAIEVEPETDFWEQVVLRRTHGAALDYLICDEAQFYQPVQIEQLARLVDEMEIDVFAFGITADFRTRLFPGSQRLIELADRVHVLQVEALCWCGRRATHNARTVDGVMVVEGDQVVVGDVANAAPEDSVGYETLCRRHYMRRVTAHSANQLAEKDQLLPFDVSDLEVCAVPPKP, via the coding sequence ATGGCTGAGCTGGTTTTCTACTCCGGCACGATGGATTGCGGTAAGTCAACGCTGGCCCTGCAACTGAACCATAACCACAGTGCTCGCGGCCGGGCTGGCCTGCTATTCAGCTGCAATGACCGGGCCGGGGATTCCACCATCTCCTCCCGGCTCGGCCTGCAAACTGGTGCTATCGAAGTCGAGCCCGAGACCGACTTCTGGGAGCAGGTGGTGTTGCGACGCACTCACGGTGCGGCCCTGGATTATTTGATATGTGATGAGGCGCAGTTCTACCAGCCAGTCCAGATTGAGCAGTTGGCTCGGTTGGTAGATGAGATGGAGATTGATGTTTTTGCCTTCGGCATCACCGCCGATTTCCGGACCCGGCTCTTCCCCGGTTCGCAGCGCTTGATCGAATTGGCTGATCGGGTGCATGTTTTGCAGGTTGAGGCGTTGTGCTGGTGCGGCCGGCGAGCCACCCATAATGCTCGAACCGTCGACGGCGTCATGGTGGTTGAGGGTGACCAGGTGGTGGTTGGCGATGTGGCCAATGCGGCGCCCGAAGACAGTGTTGGCTATGAGACGCTCTGTCGACGGCACTATATGCGCCGGGTCACCGCGCACAGCGCGAATCAGCTTGCCGAAAAAGACCAGCTTTTACCCTTTGACGTCTCTGACCTTGAAGTCTGCGCCGTTCCGCCGAAGCCCTGA
- the sepH gene encoding septation protein SepH has translation MQDLRLVGVHDDGEHLLLSGAGGEIYRLRIDEALRVASSRTTRGAITMNEDTSATRLSPKEIQQRIRGGASAQEISDASGAPLEHIQRYEGPVLAEREYVAQQARQVQVADAIPGHDGCRSAFGDEPASLAEMVSHRLTALGIDPATASWDAWRRADGSWTVSADFEASSAEATGIGEPAPAQWIYQPSRKSLQNANRWAQVLSEIAPLDSPLPARRLSAVADRPFDIETDNSEEPHEAGPEVAEEVSGAGDDSESLLDLLRSRRGQRLGVVEEDDDALALLLSEGVPAAHPRATESAEATEPDETAELKEGADEPSQPSFFPPLSLAPAPAETDSESSDDPLGLFGPVSSNTREIRLPADAAQRSQAPKAKEQPEEQVEETEQEPAERRQPVKPKRSSVPSWDEIVFGTKSDN, from the coding sequence ATGCAGGATCTGCGATTGGTGGGAGTTCATGACGACGGGGAGCATTTATTGCTCAGCGGCGCAGGCGGCGAAATTTACCGGCTGCGGATTGATGAAGCCCTGCGCGTTGCCTCGTCCCGCACAACACGTGGAGCGATAACGATGAATGAAGACACCAGCGCCACTCGCCTCTCCCCCAAAGAGATCCAGCAACGGATTAGAGGCGGCGCCAGCGCTCAAGAAATCTCTGACGCTTCCGGCGCCCCGCTCGAACACATTCAACGCTACGAAGGTCCCGTACTGGCTGAGCGTGAATATGTCGCTCAGCAGGCTCGACAGGTGCAGGTAGCCGATGCCATCCCAGGGCACGACGGTTGCCGTTCGGCCTTTGGCGACGAACCGGCCAGCTTGGCGGAGATGGTCTCGCATCGTTTAACCGCGCTCGGCATCGATCCCGCCACCGCGAGCTGGGATGCTTGGCGTCGCGCCGATGGCAGCTGGACCGTGAGCGCAGATTTCGAGGCGAGTTCGGCTGAAGCCACCGGAATTGGCGAGCCTGCCCCGGCGCAATGGATTTACCAGCCCTCCCGCAAAAGTCTCCAGAACGCGAACCGCTGGGCGCAGGTGTTGAGCGAAATCGCCCCGCTGGATTCACCGCTACCAGCCCGTCGGCTGTCGGCCGTAGCCGACCGTCCTTTCGATATCGAAACTGATAACTCGGAAGAACCTCATGAAGCAGGGCCTGAGGTGGCAGAGGAAGTGAGCGGTGCGGGCGATGACTCGGAGTCCTTGCTCGATCTGTTGCGCTCCAGAAGAGGCCAACGGCTCGGAGTGGTGGAAGAGGATGATGATGCGCTGGCTTTGCTGCTCAGTGAAGGAGTACCTGCAGCACACCCCCGTGCCACCGAATCTGCTGAGGCTACAGAGCCGGACGAAACAGCCGAATTGAAGGAGGGTGCGGATGAGCCCAGTCAACCCTCGTTCTTCCCGCCGCTCAGCTTGGCACCAGCACCGGCAGAAACCGATTCAGAGAGCAGCGATGATCCGCTTGGCCTCTTTGGTCCGGTGAGCAGCAACACGCGAGAAATCCGGCTACCCGCCGACGCCGCTCAGCGCAGCCAGGCCCCGAAGGCCAAGGAACAGCCCGAGGAACAGGTCGAGGAAACTGAGCAGGAACCAGCCGAACGTCGGCAACCGGTGAAACCAAAACGTTCCAGCGTGCCGAGCTGGGACGAGATTGTGTTCGGCACCAAATCCGATAACTAG
- a CDS encoding DUF4193 domain-containing protein, whose translation MATDYDAPRKTEDDLSEDSIEELKSRRTDKQSAVVDEDEAEAADSYELPGADLSGEELLVRVLPAQADEFTCSSCFLVRHRSQIAREKNGLLYCKDCEG comes from the coding sequence ATGGCGACTGATTACGATGCGCCGCGGAAGACCGAAGACGACCTCAGCGAGGATTCAATTGAGGAATTGAAGTCCCGCCGTACCGACAAACAGTCGGCGGTTGTTGATGAGGACGAGGCCGAAGCGGCGGATAGTTACGAGCTACCGGGTGCGGATCTGTCTGGTGAGGAGTTGCTTGTCCGGGTACTGCCCGCACAAGCCGATGAATTCACCTGTTCTTCCTGCTTCCTGGTACGGCATCGTTCACAGATTGCACGGGAGAAAAACGGCCTGCTTTATTGCAAGGATTGCGAAGGCTAA
- a CDS encoding DUF3093 domain-containing protein, whose amino-acid sequence MPQTPAESMTPSYTEKLWPSPWLWLIALGISAAGILILAPISLLAGYIAAIVLFLLQAAFLISSTPRIEVTAQTVTVGRASIERKFIGEATAYRGDAAFAQRGPQLNGLAFLCLRGWISPVVKIIITDESDPTPYWLTSTRRPEQLVAALAASESVE is encoded by the coding sequence ATGCCGCAGACTCCCGCTGAATCGATGACGCCAAGCTACACCGAAAAACTCTGGCCCTCACCCTGGCTTTGGCTGATTGCGCTGGGGATTTCAGCGGCCGGTATTCTCATCCTGGCCCCGATCAGCCTGCTCGCCGGATATATCGCCGCCATCGTACTTTTTCTACTGCAAGCGGCCTTCCTGATCAGTAGCACACCACGGATCGAGGTCACTGCACAGACCGTGACAGTTGGCAGGGCCAGCATTGAACGCAAATTCATCGGCGAAGCGACCGCCTATCGCGGCGATGCAGCCTTTGCTCAGCGGGGGCCCCAGTTAAACGGCTTGGCATTCCTGTGCCTACGCGGCTGGATTTCGCCGGTAGTAAAAATAATCATCACCGATGAATCCGATCCCACACCTTATTGGTTAACCTCGACGAGGCGACCAGAACAGCTTGTCGCTGCCCTAGCCGCCTCGGAAAGTGTGGAGTGA
- the dut gene encoding dUTP diphosphatase, whose amino-acid sequence MSQGTLPVQLKILDPGLEPPSYAHPGDAGADLRARIDVEIAPGERVLVPTGVAIALPEGFVALIHPRSGLATKHGLTIVNAPGTVDAGYRGEIAVTLLNTDSQQPISLSRGDRIAQMVIQRVEYAQFIPVDELPESVRGAGGFGSTGGFTPTVDNQPSGKE is encoded by the coding sequence GTGTCCCAGGGAACGCTCCCGGTGCAATTGAAAATACTCGATCCGGGGCTTGAGCCGCCTAGCTACGCGCATCCCGGAGATGCCGGTGCGGATCTGAGGGCTCGCATCGATGTCGAGATTGCACCCGGCGAGCGGGTGCTGGTGCCCACCGGAGTAGCTATCGCCTTGCCTGAGGGCTTTGTCGCCTTGATCCACCCGCGATCCGGGCTGGCCACCAAGCACGGCTTGACCATTGTGAACGCACCGGGCACCGTCGACGCCGGCTATCGCGGCGAGATTGCGGTCACGCTGCTCAATACTGATTCACAGCAGCCGATTAGCCTTTCCCGGGGCGATAGAATTGCACAAATGGTGATCCAACGTGTCGAATATGCGCAATTCATCCCGGTTGATGAACTGCCGGAATCGGTACGTGGTGCTGGGGGATTTGGTTCCACCGGCGGATTCACCCCCACTGTAGACAACCAGCCTTCCGGCAAGGAGTAA
- a CDS encoding DUF3710 domain-containing protein: MVFGRGKRSKSQSSSDTDELTANAENQTAEDAAESAEDEAGAEQSEVEQSAERVVDPLDEIYDRQAHGPFDEDEVEEPEGYLNLGALLIKSHPGLQLRLEVEESTQRVIAVTLDLDGSSLQLQGFAAPRSEQLWPEIREQIGDSVESQGGNVEELDGTFGPEVLAKLPAEAADGSKGYRVARFIGVDGPRWFLRGVLGGPAALEIEAASDLEALFRSVIVVRGDSPMPPRDLLPLVLPKDAVAEPGNGPAKPAPGLSAPERGPEITEIG; the protein is encoded by the coding sequence ATGGTTTTCGGGCGCGGTAAGCGATCAAAATCTCAGTCCAGTTCCGATACTGACGAACTCACAGCGAATGCTGAGAATCAAACAGCAGAAGATGCCGCCGAGTCCGCAGAGGACGAAGCAGGTGCTGAGCAGTCAGAGGTTGAGCAGTCAGCGGAACGCGTGGTGGATCCCCTCGACGAAATTTATGATCGTCAAGCACACGGACCTTTTGACGAAGACGAAGTCGAAGAACCAGAAGGCTATCTGAACCTCGGTGCCTTGCTGATAAAGTCCCACCCTGGGCTCCAATTGCGCCTAGAGGTTGAGGAAAGCACTCAGCGAGTGATTGCGGTGACCCTCGATTTGGATGGTTCTTCACTTCAGCTGCAGGGCTTTGCGGCGCCGCGTTCGGAACAGCTTTGGCCAGAGATCCGGGAGCAGATTGGCGACTCGGTGGAATCGCAGGGCGGCAATGTCGAGGAACTCGACGGCACGTTTGGACCCGAGGTGCTGGCAAAGCTCCCTGCTGAGGCCGCTGATGGCAGTAAGGGCTATCGGGTCGCTAGATTCATTGGCGTCGATGGTCCGCGCTGGTTCCTGCGTGGTGTGCTGGGCGGCCCAGCGGCGTTGGAAATTGAGGCAGCGAGCGATCTAGAAGCGCTGTTCCGCAGCGTTATTGTGGTTCGTGGCGACTCTCCGATGCCGCCTCGGGATCTGCTGCCGTTAGTGCTGCCGAAGGATGCGGTGGCAGAACCTGGCAACGGCCCGGCTAAGCCTGCGCCAGGGTTGTCGGCCCCCGAGCGTGGTCCGGAGATCACCGAGATTGGGTAA
- a CDS encoding OB-fold nucleic acid binding domain-containing protein: MGNPAAKTELSTISQLPERGRALARGYIASITIRPVNESPEFSAIVTDVDKYAPGQRAERALEQKSQKAAGQKPARERSRLRLVWLGQRHVPGIDAGTEVRFEGMVAFRDGLPTIFNPRYEIIGKPEFQEYSS; the protein is encoded by the coding sequence TTGGGTAATCCAGCGGCTAAAACCGAGCTGAGCACGATTAGCCAGTTGCCGGAACGGGGCCGGGCGCTGGCACGTGGCTACATTGCCTCGATCACGATTCGCCCGGTCAATGAGTCGCCCGAGTTCTCTGCCATCGTCACCGATGTCGATAAGTATGCGCCAGGACAGCGTGCTGAACGAGCGCTTGAGCAGAAATCTCAGAAAGCGGCAGGCCAGAAGCCTGCTCGGGAGCGGAGCCGGCTTCGATTGGTCTGGCTCGGCCAGCGGCATGTGCCGGGCATCGACGCCGGCACCGAGGTGCGTTTTGAGGGCATGGTCGCTTTCCGCGATGGTCTACCCACTATTTTCAATCCTCGCTATGAGATCATCGGCAAACCAGAATTTCAGGAGTATTCCTCGTGA
- a CDS encoding DUF3159 domain-containing protein, producing the protein MTETQPTPERPEQPERTGQAAQTEQPAEQAKELSFAQLAESYAANSGLTRNEHGHIDLMKAVGGWRGLAETLLPGLVFLVSFMIWQQLTVSIIAAIVVGVVFTALRLLQKGSVVQAFSGLVGIAICAFFARSTGNALDYYVPGFLINIVSIAVVGLSLILRWPITGLLFGFIRGENLSWRAKPERRRAYMLAGWIVLALFVLRLAVQVPLYLAENLAALGATRLAMGVPLYALALWLAWMVSRPAAAEPSPADPAAEPTAT; encoded by the coding sequence GTGACCGAAACGCAGCCCACTCCGGAACGACCTGAGCAGCCGGAGAGAACCGGGCAAGCTGCGCAAACTGAGCAGCCTGCCGAGCAGGCCAAAGAACTCAGCTTTGCCCAGTTGGCAGAGAGCTACGCGGCTAATTCCGGCTTGACCCGAAACGAGCACGGGCACATCGACCTGATGAAAGCCGTCGGTGGTTGGCGCGGACTAGCGGAGACGCTTTTGCCTGGGCTGGTGTTCCTGGTGAGCTTCATGATTTGGCAGCAGCTCACGGTGTCGATTATCGCCGCCATCGTGGTCGGAGTAGTTTTCACCGCACTCAGATTGCTGCAAAAGGGCAGCGTTGTGCAAGCTTTTTCCGGTTTGGTAGGCATTGCAATTTGTGCCTTTTTCGCTCGCAGCACCGGCAATGCCCTTGATTACTATGTGCCGGGTTTCCTGATCAACATTGTCAGCATCGCCGTAGTGGGACTTTCACTCATTTTACGTTGGCCGATTACCGGCCTACTGTTTGGCTTCATCCGCGGCGAAAACCTGAGCTGGCGTGCCAAGCCGGAGCGGCGTCGAGCTTATATGTTGGCGGGATGGATCGTGCTGGCACTTTTTGTGCTTCGTTTGGCAGTCCAGGTGCCGCTCTACTTGGCCGAGAACTTGGCGGCACTCGGCGCCACCCGGTTAGCCATGGGGGTTCCGCTCTATGCGCTGGCGCTCTGGCTAGCCTGGATGGTCTCCCGGCCCGCTGCGGCTGAACCTAGTCCTGCTGACCCCGCTGCGGAGCCAACAGCGACCTGA
- a CDS encoding potassium channel family protein, which yields MKVVIAGAGSVGSSIARELLSHGHDILLIDPKPEVIGRSGLRGARWLVGDACEISTLREAKLDEADVVVSASGDDKVNLVVSLLAKTEFGVGRTVGRVNNPKNDWMFDDSWGVDVAVNTPRLMTALVEEAVEIGDLVRLLTLQTGVSSLVEFTMPQDSPLLGSTVGSIEWPADSTLVAILRDEAPITPSLDDVIDGGDELFFITTIAAEDELRSLLAPQRGQQD from the coding sequence GTGAAAGTCGTGATTGCCGGTGCGGGCAGCGTCGGTTCTTCCATTGCCCGCGAGTTACTTTCCCACGGGCACGATATTTTGCTGATCGATCCCAAGCCCGAGGTGATCGGTCGCAGCGGGCTGCGCGGCGCTCGGTGGCTAGTAGGCGATGCTTGCGAGATCAGCACGCTACGTGAGGCGAAACTCGACGAGGCGGACGTAGTGGTTTCCGCTTCGGGTGATGACAAGGTGAATCTGGTCGTCTCGCTACTGGCGAAAACCGAGTTCGGCGTCGGGCGCACTGTCGGCCGGGTGAACAACCCTAAAAACGACTGGATGTTCGACGACTCCTGGGGCGTCGACGTCGCGGTGAACACGCCACGGCTGATGACCGCACTAGTTGAAGAGGCAGTGGAAATCGGCGATCTGGTCCGACTGCTTACTCTGCAAACCGGGGTCTCGTCGCTGGTGGAGTTCACCATGCCCCAAGATTCCCCGCTCCTCGGTTCCACGGTTGGCTCCATCGAATGGCCTGCCGACTCCACCCTGGTCGCCATTCTGCGGGACGAAGCACCCATCACGCCAAGCCTCGATGACGTGATTGACGGCGGCGATGAATTATTCTTCATCACTACCATTGCCGCCGAGGACGAGCTCAGGTCGCTGTTGGCTCCGCAGCGGGGTCAGCAGGACTAG